Proteins co-encoded in one Novosphingobium sp. PP1Y genomic window:
- the rpoN gene encoding RNA polymerase factor sigma-54, translated as MALGPRLDLRQSQSLVMTPQLQQAIKLLALSNLEVETFIGEALDANPLLDVGAEPAPPPVETVEMPEEARRTTLEGSPVDQLIGEGRASDDRPLDIDAGSLDRDRDTGDGELTGNSTSGTADNWASEFRMAGGEAGPGIEDHAGGAASLAEHLQAQVGSEAFNPVEAGIARYIIGLLDDAGYLHASLAELAADLGVSEDAVEDALILVQSLDPTGVGARSLSECIALQAREADRYDPCMARLIDNLDLVAKGELARLKRMCGVDDEDFADMLAELRSYDPKPGARFGGEASGAVTPDILVTPRSDGGWDIALNQATLPRLIVNRGYYVELKGTCEDKTSRAWLSEKLADANWLIKALDQRQKTILKVASELVKQQDGFFRHGVSQLKPLTLRAVAEAIGMHESTVSRVTSNKFLNCPRGTYELKYFFSSGVSGAGGEGAASAEAVKAAIKQLIDAEDPKAILSDDALVELLNGKGFALARRTVAKYREAIGLGSSVQRRRQKALAAAR; from the coding sequence ATGGCGCTGGGGCCCCGGCTAGACCTGAGGCAAAGCCAGTCGCTGGTCATGACGCCGCAGCTCCAGCAGGCGATCAAGCTGCTGGCGCTGTCCAATCTCGAAGTCGAAACCTTCATTGGCGAGGCGCTCGACGCCAATCCCCTGCTCGATGTCGGTGCGGAACCGGCACCTCCTCCGGTCGAAACCGTGGAAATGCCCGAGGAAGCCCGGCGCACGACGCTGGAAGGTTCGCCGGTCGACCAGTTGATCGGCGAAGGCCGGGCAAGCGACGACCGGCCGCTCGACATCGACGCCGGATCGCTGGACCGGGACCGCGATACCGGTGACGGCGAACTGACAGGCAATTCGACCAGCGGCACTGCCGACAACTGGGCCAGCGAATTCCGCATGGCCGGCGGCGAGGCCGGGCCCGGTATCGAGGACCATGCCGGGGGTGCGGCGTCGCTTGCCGAGCATCTGCAGGCGCAAGTGGGGTCCGAGGCGTTCAATCCCGTCGAGGCGGGCATTGCGCGCTACATCATCGGCCTGCTCGACGATGCCGGTTATCTCCATGCCAGCCTTGCCGAACTGGCAGCCGATCTCGGTGTGTCGGAGGATGCGGTCGAGGATGCGCTGATACTCGTCCAGTCACTTGATCCTACTGGAGTAGGTGCTCGCTCACTGTCGGAGTGCATCGCCCTGCAGGCGCGCGAGGCGGACCGCTACGATCCGTGCATGGCGCGCCTGATCGATAATCTCGACCTTGTCGCCAAGGGGGAACTGGCTCGCCTCAAGCGCATGTGCGGCGTGGACGACGAGGATTTCGCCGATATGCTGGCCGAACTGCGCAGCTACGACCCCAAGCCGGGCGCGCGTTTCGGCGGGGAGGCAAGCGGGGCCGTCACGCCCGACATCCTCGTGACTCCGCGCAGCGACGGCGGCTGGGACATCGCGCTCAACCAGGCGACGCTGCCGCGCCTGATCGTCAATCGCGGCTATTACGTCGAGCTCAAGGGCACTTGCGAGGACAAGACCTCGCGTGCGTGGCTTTCCGAAAAGCTTGCCGATGCCAACTGGCTGATCAAGGCGCTCGACCAGCGGCAGAAGACGATCCTCAAGGTGGCGAGCGAACTGGTGAAGCAACAGGACGGCTTCTTCCGGCACGGCGTTTCCCAGCTCAAGCCGCTGACCCTGCGCGCGGTGGCCGAAGCGATCGGCATGCATGAATCGACCGTCAGCCGCGTGACTTCGAACAAGTTCCTCAACTGTCCGCGCGGAACTTACGAGTTGAAGTATTTCTTCAGCTCGGGCGTCAGCGGCGCGGGCGGCGAGGGTGCGGCTTCGGCAGAGGCAGTGAAGGCCGCTATCAAGCAGTTGATAGACGCCGAGGATCCCAAGGCGATCCTGTCCGACGATGCGCTGGTGGAACTGCTCAACGGCAAGGGGTTTGCGCTGGCAAGGCGAACGGTCGCCAAGTACCGTGAAGCTATCGGGCTGGGTAGTTCGGTTCAACGCCGCCGCCAGAAGGCTCTTGCTGCAGCGCGGTAA
- the lptB gene encoding LPS export ABC transporter ATP-binding protein, translating into MTETTELSQDQSSSAAAAAAAVAERGGLEVISIAKSYDKRAVLTDISLSVAKGEVLGLLGPNGAGKTTCFYSIMGLVRPDSGRILMDGVDVTRLPMYRRAILGLGYLPQETSIFRGMTVEQNISAVLELNEPDRAVRDEELERLLDEFGLTRLRSSPAMALSGGERRRCEIARALAAKPSIMLLDEPFAGIDPLSIADIRDLVRDLKTRGIGVLITDHNVRETLDIVDRACIIYGGQVLFAGSPEALVADENVRRLYLGEGFTL; encoded by the coding sequence ATGACGGAAACGACCGAACTTTCGCAGGATCAGAGCTCCAGTGCGGCGGCCGCTGCGGCCGCAGTCGCCGAACGCGGCGGGCTCGAAGTCATCTCCATTGCCAAGAGCTACGACAAGCGTGCGGTCCTTACCGACATCTCGCTTTCGGTAGCGAAAGGCGAAGTGCTGGGCCTGCTCGGCCCCAATGGCGCGGGCAAGACCACCTGCTTTTATTCGATCATGGGCCTGGTGCGCCCGGATTCGGGCCGCATCCTGATGGACGGCGTCGACGTCACCCGCCTGCCGATGTACCGCCGCGCGATTCTCGGCCTGGGCTACCTGCCGCAGGAAACCTCGATCTTCCGGGGCATGACGGTGGAGCAGAACATCAGCGCCGTGCTGGAACTCAACGAGCCGGACAGGGCCGTGCGCGACGAGGAACTGGAGCGCCTGCTCGACGAATTCGGCCTGACCCGCCTGCGGTCGAGCCCGGCCATGGCGCTCTCGGGCGGCGAGCGCCGTCGCTGCGAAATTGCCCGGGCCCTGGCTGCGAAGCCGTCGATCATGCTGCTGGACGAGCCTTTCGCAGGCATCGACCCGCTCTCCATCGCGGACATCCGCGATCTCGTAAGGGACCTCAAGACGCGCGGGATCGGCGTTCTCATCACCGACCACAACGTGCGCGAAACGCTCGACATCGTCGATCGCGCCTGCATCATCTACGGCGGGCAGGTGCTCTTCGCGGGCAGCCCCGAAGCGCTGGTGGCCGACGAGAATGTGCGCAGGCTCTATCTCGGCGAGGGTTTCACGCTGTGA
- a CDS encoding TldD/PmbA family protein — protein sequence MLNPEQARERAQDLVARARRAGADAADAVYGASSSEGIQIRLGKLEDVERSESEHISLRVFSGTRSASIGSSDLSDLALDELAARAIAMARAAPEDAYAGLAPEELLTHGPFPELDLIDPSEPSPQALRERAEEAEDAARAVQGVTNSDGASASAGFGIFALATSHGFAGAYGASSHSTSASVVAGEGAGKQRDSAWRQTHHVADLPGAREIGELAGTRAVARLEPGKVKSGPMPVLFDPRVSGTLVGHLIGAMSGSAIARRSSFLLDRLGEQIFAPGTVIAEDPHRPRGLRARPFDGEGLATRARNLVEDGKITGWLLDCAAARQLGLEPTGHASRGGGGAPGISVGNIHLEPGPLSPAELMADIADGIYVIELIGQGVNGVTGDYSRGASGFRIVNGELAGPVAEFTIAGNLLKMFAQMTPASDLEWYRAINVPTLRVDGMTIAGN from the coding sequence ATGCTCAATCCGGAACAGGCCAGGGAACGCGCGCAGGATCTGGTTGCGCGCGCGCGCCGCGCAGGCGCCGATGCCGCCGATGCCGTGTATGGCGCCAGTTCCTCGGAAGGGATCCAGATCCGCCTGGGCAAGCTCGAGGATGTCGAGCGTTCGGAAAGCGAGCACATCTCGCTGCGCGTATTCAGCGGCACCCGTTCGGCCAGTATCGGTTCTTCCGACTTGTCGGACCTAGCGCTGGACGAGCTGGCCGCGCGCGCGATCGCCATGGCCCGCGCCGCACCGGAAGACGCCTATGCCGGCCTGGCGCCAGAGGAACTGCTCACCCATGGCCCCTTCCCCGAACTCGACCTGATCGATCCCTCCGAACCCAGCCCGCAGGCCCTGCGCGAACGTGCCGAGGAAGCCGAGGACGCGGCCCGGGCGGTGCAGGGCGTGACCAATTCCGACGGCGCATCGGCCAGTGCCGGCTTCGGTATCTTCGCGTTGGCGACCAGCCACGGTTTCGCCGGAGCCTATGGCGCATCCAGCCATTCCACCAGCGCTTCGGTTGTCGCCGGCGAAGGCGCGGGCAAGCAGCGCGACAGCGCCTGGCGCCAGACGCATCACGTGGCCGACCTGCCCGGCGCGCGCGAGATCGGCGAACTGGCCGGAACCCGCGCGGTTGCCCGTCTCGAGCCCGGCAAGGTGAAGAGCGGCCCGATGCCGGTCCTGTTCGATCCGCGCGTCTCGGGCACGCTGGTCGGCCATCTCATCGGCGCCATGTCGGGCAGCGCAATCGCCCGCCGTTCCAGCTTCCTGCTCGACCGGCTCGGCGAACAGATCTTCGCGCCGGGAACCGTGATCGCCGAAGACCCGCACCGGCCGCGCGGCCTTCGCGCCCGGCCGTTCGACGGCGAAGGACTGGCGACCCGTGCGCGCAATCTCGTGGAAGACGGGAAGATCACCGGTTGGCTGCTCGACTGCGCGGCGGCCCGCCAGCTCGGCCTGGAGCCGACCGGCCACGCCTCGCGCGGCGGCGGCGGCGCACCGGGAATCTCGGTGGGCAATATCCACCTCGAACCCGGCCCGCTCTCGCCCGCCGAACTGATGGCGGACATCGCCGACGGCATCTACGTGATCGAGCTGATCGGGCAGGGCGTGAACGGAGTGACCGGCGATTACAGCCGCGGCGCTTCGGGCTTTCGCATCGTCAACGGCGAACTGGCCGGGCCGGTGGCCGAATTCACCATCGCCGGGAACCTGCTCAAGATGTTTGCGCAGATGACCCCGGCCAGCGACCTTGAATGGTACCGCGCGATCAACGTGCCGACGCTGCGCGTCGATGGCATGACCATCGCCGGAAACTGA